Proteins from a genomic interval of Clostridia bacterium:
- a CDS encoding EXLDI protein — translation MPAKTIYIRESDLEIFDRAEKLGTAESLSAAIAEALRRYVAAEEARLKGMEEITLTVGTWGGGQGEPDTKKVRFTGRLLADGRTYADRDTRGVDWAIYQTKKGQILLYRETWSRWQGEESAAVYRVYPSLGELADANPDLPGSILERAREALGLKTVEELDV, via the coding sequence ATGCCGGCAAAGACCATTTATATCCGCGAATCCGACCTTGAAATCTTCGACCGCGCCGAAAAGCTCGGTACCGCCGAGAGCCTTTCCGCCGCCATCGCCGAGGCGTTGCGGCGGTACGTGGCGGCGGAGGAGGCGCGGCTGAAGGGAATGGAAGAGATTACCCTGACCGTTGGCACCTGGGGTGGCGGTCAGGGCGAACCCGACACCAAGAAGGTCCGGTTCACCGGGCGGCTCCTGGCCGATGGAAGAACCTACGCCGACCGGGACACTCGGGGAGTGGACTGGGCCATTTACCAGACGAAGAAGGGTCAGATCTTACTCTACCGGGAAACCTGGTCCAGGTGGCAGGGCGAGGAATCTGCTGCCGTCTACCGCGTCTACCCCAGCCTGGGCGAGCTGGCCGATGCCAACCCGGACTTGCCTGGATCGATTTTGGAGCGGGCTAGGGAAGCGCTGGGGCTAAAAACTGTCGAGGAATTGGACGTTTAG
- a CDS encoding glucosaminidase domain-containing protein, with the protein MPAVLIEHGFYTNKEECELLKSGDFREKCAIADAKGILRWAGIPFVQAPVGTPILGSPQATVGQAKAWAKKRGATEEFINLANLYWSIASPVRPEVAYAQAAKETGFGKFGGAVTPDMHNPCGLKVTKPKGDAREDHARFPDWLTGVKAHRDHLALYAGAPGYPLKNTPDPRHFERIKGTATTVEALGGKDKWAPNPDYGKSIVRDYLSDLMATEEDGSAPKPGDNTGTPAPATDADRPKAGVVLVPNAKMQNVAGELWFGDGYRGRGLYICVGNGRWYPVWLQPKG; encoded by the coding sequence ATGCCTGCCGTGCTTATTGAGCATGGGTTTTACACCAACAAGGAAGAATGCGAGCTGTTGAAGTCCGGCGACTTCCGCGAGAAGTGCGCCATCGCCGATGCCAAGGGCATTCTCAGGTGGGCCGGAATACCGTTCGTCCAGGCACCAGTAGGGACACCCATCCTCGGCAGCCCGCAGGCTACTGTTGGGCAGGCCAAAGCGTGGGCGAAAAAGCGCGGGGCCACAGAGGAGTTCATAAACCTTGCCAATCTGTACTGGAGCATAGCTTCTCCTGTCCGGCCCGAAGTGGCCTATGCCCAAGCAGCCAAGGAAACGGGTTTTGGGAAGTTCGGCGGCGCGGTGACTCCCGACATGCACAACCCGTGCGGCCTCAAAGTCACCAAGCCCAAGGGGGATGCGAGGGAAGATCACGCAAGATTTCCCGACTGGCTGACCGGGGTCAAGGCCCACCGCGATCATTTGGCTCTCTATGCTGGGGCTCCTGGTTATCCACTGAAGAATACCCCTGACCCGAGACACTTCGAGAGGATTAAGGGCACGGCAACAACTGTAGAAGCGCTCGGCGGCAAAGATAAATGGGCACCCAACCCGGACTACGGGAAAAGCATAGTCCGGGATTATCTCAGCGATCTCATGGCTACGGAAGAAGATGGTTCCGCCCCTAAGCCGGGAGACAATACTGGAACTCCTGCTCCTGCTACGGATGCCGACAGGCCAAAGGCTGGAGTGGTACTTGTCCCGAATGCGAAGATGCAAAACGTAGCCGGCGAGCTGTGGTTCGGAGACGGGTACAGGGGCCGGGGACTGTATATCTGCGTCGGTAATGGCCGCTGGTACCCGGTGTGGCTCCAGCCGAAGGGTTAG
- a CDS encoding phage holin family protein, translating to MNEQALVWFKTVFAVLGTAISTALGGWDLALKVLVVFVILDYATGVTAAWFERKLNSDIGLKGIAKKILLFVPVALGYYLDQVLGQQVFRNLAIFFYLANEGLSIIENLSRCGIPVPDALKNALGQLSQEKQEQ from the coding sequence ATGAATGAGCAGGCACTGGTTTGGTTCAAAACCGTCTTTGCGGTCCTTGGTACCGCCATCTCGACTGCACTGGGGGGGTGGGACTTGGCGCTGAAAGTCCTGGTTGTGTTCGTCATATTAGACTATGCAACAGGAGTAACAGCGGCTTGGTTCGAGAGGAAGCTAAACTCTGACATTGGCTTGAAGGGTATTGCCAAGAAAATCCTGCTATTCGTTCCCGTGGCGCTGGGTTACTACCTGGACCAGGTGCTGGGTCAGCAGGTATTCCGCAACCTGGCCATATTCTTCTACCTGGCCAACGAGGGACTGAGCATCATCGAAAACCTTTCCCGGTGCGGCATACCGGTGCCGGATGCCCTGAAGAATGCGCTGGGGCAGTTATCCCAAGAAAAACAAGAACAGTGA
- a CDS encoding Ig-like domain repeat protein translates to MLIIYCKSDGKIASNSGTNSYLPDGPPFEAEVQNAVRKYGGTPEDYAEYRLNDSNPLVQEIMEAGSYELLFDDKKTPIGVKTYARLTAEAAPNPAAVNETVIITATLPPSSPDTAVVFQLAGGQAYTEPVLNGQASHAYAFTMPGAYSIAVSSEHHGVQRVGVKVE, encoded by the coding sequence ATGCTGATAATCTACTGCAAATCAGACGGCAAGATTGCCTCAAACAGTGGCACCAACTCTTATCTTCCCGATGGGCCACCATTTGAGGCAGAAGTACAGAATGCCGTTCGGAAGTACGGCGGTACACCGGAAGATTACGCGGAATACAGATTGAACGACAGTAACCCGCTGGTACAGGAGATAATGGAAGCGGGCTCATACGAACTCCTGTTTGATGATAAAAAAACACCTATTGGAGTCAAGACTTATGCCCGGCTTACGGCAGAAGCCGCACCTAATCCGGCGGCAGTAAATGAAACTGTGATAATAACTGCTACTTTGCCTCCGAGTTCACCCGATACAGCAGTGGTGTTCCAATTGGCTGGCGGACAAGCCTATACCGAACCGGTTTTAAACGGGCAGGCAAGCCATGCCTATGCCTTTACCATGCCTGGTGCATACAGCATTGCAGTCTCCAGCGAACACCACGGAGTACAACGGGTAGGGGTGAAAGTGGAATGA